One genomic window of Devosia salina includes the following:
- a CDS encoding TerB family tellurite resistance protein: MFEALTRLFAKSEAPSDLHDPKLAVAALLVHLAAVDGSMQEAERKAIRGALMDHYDIDEASVDRLIREAARRDAEAVDFYKFTSGLTQLDMEDRVEIIRMMWTVVFADRQNHELEDNMVWRIAELIGVSSRDRTILRNQIRGRTASEPEEG, from the coding sequence ATGTTCGAGGCCCTGACCCGCTTGTTCGCAAAATCCGAAGCACCGTCGGACCTGCACGATCCCAAACTGGCCGTGGCCGCCCTGCTGGTGCACCTGGCCGCCGTCGACGGCTCCATGCAGGAGGCCGAACGCAAGGCCATTCGCGGCGCCCTGATGGACCACTACGATATCGACGAGGCCAGCGTCGACCGGCTGATCCGGGAAGCCGCGCGGCGCGACGCCGAGGCAGTCGATTTCTACAAGTTCACCAGCGGGCTGACCCAGCTCGACATGGAAGACCGCGTGGAGATCATCCGCATGATGTGGACCGTCGTCTTTGCCGACCGGCAGAACCACGAGCTGGAAGACAATATGGTCTGGCGCATCGCCGAACTGATCGGCGTCTCCAGCCGCGACCGCACGATCCTGCGCAATCAGATCCGCGGCCGGACCGCATCCGAGCCCGAAGAGGGCTAA
- a CDS encoding universal stress protein, producing MFKSILVATDGSDLANKALDVALELARTNGAALTILTATDPVSTGIGSGGFGTIDAGPIVARLEEAYAAEAADLLAKARHRAQEAGIAAQILHLPRHRPADGILETAAERSCDLIVMGSHGRRGLNRLLLGSQAAEVLARATIPVLIVK from the coding sequence ATGTTCAAGTCCATTCTCGTCGCCACCGACGGATCCGACCTCGCCAACAAGGCGCTCGATGTGGCGCTCGAGCTGGCGCGGACCAACGGCGCCGCGCTGACCATCCTGACGGCCACCGACCCGGTCAGCACCGGCATCGGCTCGGGCGGCTTCGGCACCATCGATGCCGGCCCCATCGTGGCGCGGCTTGAAGAAGCCTATGCAGCCGAAGCCGCAGACCTCCTTGCCAAGGCCCGCCACCGGGCGCAAGAGGCTGGAATTGCTGCACAAATCCTGCACCTGCCGCGCCATCGCCCCGCCGACGGCATCCTCGAAACGGCGGCGGAACGCTCCTGCGACCTCATCGTCATGGGGTCGCATGGCCGGCGCGGGCTCAACCGCCTGCTGCTCGGCAGCCAGGCCGCCGAGGTGCTGGCGCGCGCCACCATTCCGGTGCTGATCGTCAAGTAA
- the ppa gene encoding inorganic diphosphatase: MNIDAIPTGKNPPDELNVIIEVPLGGEPIKYEIDKDSGALFVDRFLYTPMRYPGNYGFVPHTLCGDGDPLDVIVMNSRPLVPGAVVRSRPVGVLFMEDDGGQDEKIIAVPVSKLTRMYDNIQDIGDMPEIQLERVKHFFTHYKDLEPGKWARIDRIGGIEEARRVILESIDMAKKA; the protein is encoded by the coding sequence ATGAATATCGATGCGATCCCCACCGGCAAGAACCCGCCCGACGAGCTCAACGTCATCATCGAAGTGCCGCTTGGCGGCGAGCCGATCAAGTATGAAATCGACAAGGATTCGGGCGCGCTCTTCGTCGACCGCTTCCTCTATACGCCCATGCGCTATCCCGGGAACTACGGCTTCGTGCCCCACACCCTGTGCGGCGACGGCGACCCGCTCGACGTCATCGTTATGAATTCGCGCCCGCTGGTGCCCGGCGCCGTGGTGCGCTCGCGGCCCGTCGGCGTGCTGTTCATGGAAGACGATGGCGGCCAGGACGAGAAGATCATCGCCGTGCCGGTTTCCAAGCTCACCCGCATGTATGACAATATCCAGGATATCGGCGACATGCCCGAAATCCAGCTCGAGCGCGTGAAGCACTTCTTCACCCACTACAAGGATCTCGAACCCGGCAAGTGGGCCCGCATCGACCGCATCGGCGGCATCGAGGAGGCCCGCAGGGTAATCCTCGAAAGCATCGACATGGCCAAGAAGGCCTGA
- a CDS encoding heme-dependent oxidative N-demethylase family protein — protein sequence MPAMTFPTPYDGSSPLFRIGTKPLDPQDWLEPDAAMTNQLAEKARLLAERTEAVFADLPESRPAQAELLALLVDHLPSRFPELWRHSSAGMLVIATDETVPLDTEESPLRTAARLVQDDLLVLGRAEDGWRLTAGSLCFPSSWVLAEKMGRVLADIHAPVPGFGPGTRQAEVMARMFDALRVETPMIRWNFSLYGDDRLHHPDVSGPDAQRFGSGERADPVYLRVERQTLRKLPETGAIAFSIRISLDPLERLEAHADGAQIAASLMGQIEALTPEQLAYKGLTREKDRVVKRLGEIALDGKAFAGATPPP from the coding sequence ATGCCTGCCATGACCTTCCCCACGCCCTATGACGGCTCGTCGCCGTTGTTCCGCATCGGCACGAAGCCGCTCGACCCGCAGGACTGGCTCGAACCCGACGCGGCCATGACGAACCAATTGGCCGAAAAGGCGCGGCTCCTGGCCGAGCGGACCGAGGCGGTGTTTGCGGACCTGCCGGAGAGCCGGCCTGCCCAGGCCGAGCTGCTGGCGCTGCTGGTCGACCATCTCCCAAGCCGATTTCCGGAATTATGGCGCCATAGCAGCGCTGGAATGCTTGTGATTGCGACGGACGAGACGGTTCCGCTCGACACCGAGGAAAGCCCGCTACGGACGGCGGCAAGGCTGGTGCAGGACGACCTTCTTGTGCTCGGGCGCGCCGAGGACGGCTGGCGGCTGACCGCGGGCAGTCTCTGTTTCCCTTCGTCCTGGGTCCTCGCCGAGAAAATGGGAAGAGTGCTGGCCGACATTCACGCGCCCGTCCCCGGCTTCGGCCCCGGCACGCGGCAGGCCGAAGTGATGGCGCGCATGTTCGACGCGCTGCGAGTCGAGACGCCGATGATCCGCTGGAATTTTTCGCTCTATGGCGATGACCGGCTTCATCATCCCGATGTCTCGGGACCGGACGCGCAGCGCTTCGGCAGTGGCGAGCGGGCCGATCCGGTCTATCTGCGGGTCGAGCGGCAGACCCTGCGCAAACTGCCGGAAACGGGGGCGATCGCCTTTTCCATCCGCATTTCCCTCGATCCGCTGGAGCGGCTGGAGGCGCATGCGGATGGGGCGCAAATTGCGGCCTCGCTGATGGGGCAGATCGAGGCGCTCACGCCGGAGCAACTCGCCTACAAGGGGCTGACGCGGGAGAAGGACCGGGTGGTGAAGAGGCTGGGTGAGATTGCCCTCGATGGCAAGGCATTCGCCGGTGCAACTCCTCCCCCTTGA
- a CDS encoding dihydrofolate reductase family protein, producing MRKVTAGLFHSVDGVVEDPFKFQFDSFDDALGEMLTGVQNRVDTVLMGRVGWSEWAGYWPKADQDMDFAAFINGVPKYVASNTLGATDMASWANSSLIDGDVVDFVRGLKAQPGGEIAAMGGISLVRQLLFAGLMDELSLITHPVVAGEGRHLFEPGDPTTRLELVRCDATPKGNVVQVYAKKA from the coding sequence ATGCGTAAAGTGACAGCCGGGCTTTTTCATTCCGTCGATGGCGTGGTCGAGGACCCGTTCAAGTTCCAGTTCGACAGCTTTGACGATGCACTGGGCGAGATGCTGACCGGGGTGCAGAACCGGGTCGACACCGTGCTGATGGGCCGGGTCGGCTGGTCGGAATGGGCCGGCTATTGGCCAAAGGCCGATCAGGACATGGATTTTGCCGCCTTCATCAATGGTGTGCCCAAATATGTGGCCTCGAACACGCTGGGCGCGACCGACATGGCGAGCTGGGCCAATTCATCGCTGATCGATGGCGATGTCGTCGATTTCGTGCGCGGTTTGAAGGCGCAGCCCGGCGGCGAGATCGCCGCCATGGGCGGCATTTCGCTGGTGCGGCAATTGCTCTTTGCCGGGCTGATGGACGAACTTTCGTTGATCACCCATCCGGTGGTGGCGGGCGAGGGCCGGCACCTGTTCGAGCCCGGCGATCCGACCACGCGGCTGGAGCTGGTTCGCTGCGACGCGACGCCCAAGGGCAATGTGGTGCAGGTCTACGCCAAGAAGGCCTAG
- a CDS encoding DUF559 domain-containing protein, with product MRYDAVRTAFLEGEGYQVLRFNNQEVTEGTEAVYDIVLAALDASGATPSQPPPSRGR from the coding sequence ATGCGGTACGATGCAGTCCGCACGGCCTTCTTGGAGGGCGAAGGCTACCAGGTTCTGCGCTTCAACAACCAGGAGGTCACCGAAGGGACAGAAGCAGTCTATGACATTGTCCTAGCTGCCCTCGATGCAAGCGGCGCCACCCCCTCCCAGCCTCCCCCATCAAGGGGGAGGTGA
- a CDS encoding sodium-translocating pyrophosphatase, with protein sequence MDLALWLIVACGGLSIVYGVVTTQGLLKADAGSARMQEISAAVREGASAYLKRQYTTIAIVGVVILIAAYFLLGIYAAIGFLIGAVLSGAAGFIGMNVSVRANVRVAQAAVGSLAKGLDLAFKSGAVTGMLVAGLGLLGVTLYFIILTGMGFDPTSRTVIDALVALSFGASLISIFARLGGGIFTKGADVGGDMVGKVEAGIPEDDPRNPATIADNVGDNVGDCAGMAADLFETYVVTIVATMVLAAIILPDAFKLTGMVLPLAIGGACVVTSIIGTYFVKLGAGNNIMGALYKGVIATGVLSLVALLPVLWLMFGDMNAVIETAGKTFTPWSLFWCGVVGLVITGLIIVITEYYTGTNRRPVNSIAEASVTGHGTNVIQGLAVSLESTALPAVTIIAGIIVTYSLAGLFGIAVAVATMLALAGIIVALDAFGPVTDNAGGIAEMAGLDKEVRHNTDALDAVGNTTKAVTKGYAIGSAGLGALVLFAAYTEDLKHYFTDLTVSFDLANPYVVVGLLFGGLLPFLFGGMSMTAVGRAAQSVVVEVRRQFKEKPGIMAGTDKPDYGRAVDMLTKAAIKEMIVPSLLPVLSPIVVYLVILWIAGQANAFSSLGAMLMGVIVTGLFVAISMTAGGGAWDNAKKSFEDGFTDSHGVTHQKGSDAHKASVTGDTVGDPYKDTAGPAVNPMIKITNIVALLLLAVLAHMGM encoded by the coding sequence ATGGATCTGGCACTTTGGCTGATCGTTGCGTGCGGCGGCCTGTCTATCGTCTATGGCGTGGTGACCACCCAGGGCCTGCTCAAGGCCGATGCGGGGTCGGCGCGCATGCAGGAAATCTCGGCCGCCGTGCGGGAGGGGGCCTCGGCCTATCTCAAGCGGCAATATACCACCATCGCCATTGTCGGCGTGGTCATTCTCATCGCCGCCTATTTTCTCCTGGGCATCTATGCCGCCATCGGCTTCCTGATCGGCGCCGTGCTCTCGGGCGCGGCCGGCTTCATCGGCATGAATGTCTCGGTCCGGGCCAATGTGCGTGTCGCCCAGGCGGCCGTCGGTTCGCTGGCCAAGGGACTGGACCTGGCCTTCAAGTCCGGCGCGGTCACCGGCATGCTGGTGGCGGGGCTCGGGCTTCTGGGCGTCACGCTTTATTTCATCATCCTGACCGGCATGGGGTTTGATCCCACCAGCCGCACCGTCATCGATGCGCTGGTGGCGCTGAGCTTCGGCGCGTCGCTGATTTCCATCTTCGCCCGTCTGGGCGGTGGCATCTTCACCAAGGGTGCGGATGTCGGCGGCGACATGGTGGGCAAGGTCGAGGCCGGCATTCCCGAGGACGATCCGCGCAACCCGGCCACCATTGCCGACAATGTGGGCGACAATGTCGGGGACTGCGCCGGCATGGCCGCCGACCTGTTTGAAACCTATGTGGTGACCATCGTTGCCACCATGGTGCTGGCGGCCATCATCCTGCCCGATGCTTTCAAGCTGACCGGCATGGTGCTGCCGCTCGCCATTGGCGGCGCCTGCGTCGTCACCTCGATCATCGGCACCTATTTCGTCAAGCTCGGCGCGGGCAACAACATCATGGGCGCGCTCTATAAGGGCGTCATCGCCACCGGCGTGCTCTCGCTGGTGGCGCTCTTGCCGGTGCTCTGGTTGATGTTCGGCGACATGAATGCGGTCATCGAGACGGCCGGAAAGACCTTTACCCCCTGGAGCCTGTTCTGGTGCGGCGTGGTGGGCCTGGTCATTACCGGTCTCATCATCGTCATCACCGAATATTACACCGGCACCAATCGCCGCCCGGTGAACTCGATTGCCGAAGCCTCGGTCACCGGCCACGGTACCAATGTCATCCAGGGCCTTGCCGTGTCGCTGGAATCGACGGCGCTGCCGGCCGTGACCATCATTGCCGGCATTATCGTCACCTATTCGCTGGCGGGTCTCTTCGGCATCGCCGTGGCTGTCGCCACCATGCTGGCCCTGGCCGGCATCATCGTGGCGCTCGACGCCTTCGGCCCGGTCACCGACAATGCCGGCGGCATTGCCGAAATGGCCGGTCTCGACAAGGAAGTGCGCCACAATACCGACGCGCTCGATGCCGTGGGCAACACCACCAAGGCGGTCACCAAGGGCTATGCCATCGGCTCGGCCGGCCTTGGCGCCTTGGTGCTCTTCGCGGCCTATACCGAGGATCTCAAGCACTACTTCACCGACCTCACCGTCAGCTTCGACCTCGCCAACCCTTACGTGGTGGTGGGCCTGCTCTTCGGTGGGCTGCTGCCCTTCCTCTTCGGCGGCATGTCGATGACTGCCGTGGGCCGCGCCGCCCAGTCGGTGGTGGTGGAAGTGCGCCGCCAGTTCAAGGAAAAGCCGGGCATCATGGCCGGCACCGACAAGCCCGATTATGGCCGTGCCGTCGACATGCTCACCAAGGCGGCGATCAAGGAAATGATCGTGCCGAGCCTGTTGCCGGTGCTCTCACCCATCGTGGTCTATCTCGTCATCCTCTGGATTGCCGGCCAGGCCAACGCGTTCTCCTCCCTGGGCGCCATGCTCATGGGTGTCATCGTCACCGGCCTTTTCGTCGCCATCTCGATGACGGCGGGCGGCGGTGCCTGGGACAATGCCAAGAAGAGCTTCGAGGACGGCTTTACCGACAGCCACGGCGTCACCCACCAGAAGGGCAGCGACGCGCACAAGGCCTCGGTCACCGGCGACACCGTCGGCGACCCCTACAAGGACACGGCGGGCCCCGCCGTCAACCCGATGATCAAGATCACCAATATCGTGGCCCTGCTGCTCTTGGCGGTGCTGGCGCATATGGGGATGTGA
- a CDS encoding DUF167 family protein: MPGFARPTEAGLILHLRVTPNAGRDAIEGIESRDDGTSVLRVRVRAVPDKGKANAAVIALLAKALGVPKSALGVVSGETSRLKTLLVAPSTPDLVTRLAALAG, from the coding sequence CTGCCCGGATTTGCCCGGCCGACGGAAGCCGGGCTGATCCTCCACCTGCGCGTCACCCCCAATGCCGGACGCGATGCCATCGAGGGCATCGAAAGCCGCGATGACGGCACCAGCGTGCTGCGCGTCCGCGTGCGCGCCGTGCCCGACAAGGGCAAGGCCAATGCCGCCGTCATCGCGCTCCTGGCCAAGGCGCTGGGCGTGCCAAAATCCGCGCTCGGCGTGGTGAGCGGAGAGACGAGCCGCCTCAAGACCCTGCTGGTCGCCCCGTCCACTCCCGACCTCGTGACCCGTCTGGCCGCGCTCGCCGGCTAG
- a CDS encoding YggT family protein — protein sequence MRAVLDIILILLQLYWWVLLIMIIMSWLISFNVINTRNQFVAMIWQVVNQLTEPVLRPIRRFMPNFSGLDLSPLIAFLIIFFIQSIIGYYIYPAVIRAGI from the coding sequence ATGCGCGCCGTGCTCGACATCATCCTGATCCTGCTTCAGCTTTATTGGTGGGTGCTGCTCATCATGATCATCATGAGCTGGCTGATCTCGTTCAATGTCATCAATACGCGCAATCAGTTCGTGGCGATGATCTGGCAGGTGGTGAACCAGCTCACCGAGCCGGTGCTGCGGCCCATCCGCCGCTTCATGCCCAATTTCTCGGGCCTCGACCTGTCGCCGCTGATTGCCTTCCTGATCATCTTCTTCATCCAGTCGATCATCGGCTATTACATCTATCCGGCCGTCATTCGCGCCGGGATCTGA